One window of Suricata suricatta isolate VVHF042 chromosome 6, meerkat_22Aug2017_6uvM2_HiC, whole genome shotgun sequence genomic DNA carries:
- the DIMT1 gene encoding probable dimethyladenosine transferase, translating into MPKIKPGTSGRRRDRLEQSRELKSAGGLMFNTGIGQHILKNPLIVNSIIDKAALRPTDVVLEVGPGTGNMTVKLLEKAKKVIACELDPRLVAELHKRVQGTPLASKLQVLVGDVLKTDLPFFDACVANLPYQISSPFVFKLLLHRPFFRCAILMFQREFALRLVAKPGDKLYCRLSINTQLLARVDHLMKVGKNNFRPPPKVESSVVRIEPKNPPPPINFQEWDGLVRITFVRKNKTLSAAFKSSAVQQLLEKNYRIHCSLHNIIIPEDFSIADKIQQILTSTGFSDKRARSMDIDDFIRLLHGFNAEGIHFS; encoded by the exons ATGCCAAAGATCAAGCCGGGGACGAGCGGCCGGCGCCGCGATCGACTTGAGCAGAGCCGGGAGCTGAAGAGCGCCGGAG GACTCATGTTCAACACGGGGATTGGGcagcatattttgaaaaatccTCTCATTGTTAACAGCATTATCGATAAG GCTGCCTTAAGACCAACTGATGTGGTGCTGGAAGTTGGACCTGGAACTGGCAATATGACTGTAAAATtgctagaaaaggcaaaaaag GTAATTGCCTGTGAACTTGACCCAAGACTAGTAGCTGAACTTCACAAAAGAGTTCAGGGCAC gCCTCTGGCCAGCAAACTTCAAGTACTGGTGGGTGATGTCTTGAAAACAGATTTGCCATTCTTTGATGCCTGTGTGGCAAATTTGCCTTATCAg ATCTCTTCCCCTTTTGTCTTCAAGCTGTTGCTGCACCGACCTTTTTTCAG GTGTGCTATACTTATGTTCCAAAGAGAATTTGCTCTCCGACTAGTTGCAAAGCCTGGAGATAAATTATACTGCAGACTCTCAATCAATACACAGCTATTAGCACGTGTGGACCATCTGATGAAA GTTGGAAAGAATAATTTCAGACCACCACCAAAGGTAGAATCCAGTGTCGTAAGAATAGAACCCAAGAATCCACCACCACCTATCAATTTTCAG GAATGGGATGGCCTAGTAAGGATCACCTTTGTTAGGAAGAACAAGACACTGTCTGCAGCATTTAA GTCAAGTGCAGTGCAACAGCTATTGGAAAAAAACTACAGAATTCACTGTTCACTCCATAATATT ATAATACCAGAAGATTTCAGCATAGCAGATAAAATACAGCAAATCCTAACCAGCACAGGTTTTAGTGACAAGCGGGCCCGTTCCATGGACATAGATGACTTCATCAG ATTGCTACATGGCTTCAACGCAGAAGGTATACATTTTTCTTAG